Proteins found in one Campylobacter canadensis genomic segment:
- the trxA gene encoding thioredoxin: MAKELTKETIELAKSGVALVDFWAPWCGPCRMLAPAIDELSNEFEGKALIAKVNIDEEPDLATEFGIRSVPTILFFKDGQLVDTAIGAQAKQALADKINSLL; encoded by the coding sequence ATGGCAAAAGAATTAACAAAAGAAACAATTGAACTTGCTAAAAGCGGAGTAGCTTTAGTAGATTTTTGGGCACCTTGGTGCGGACCTTGCAGAATGTTAGCACCTGCAATTGATGAATTATCAAATGAATTTGAAGGAAAGGCATTAATAGCAAAGGTTAATATTGATGAAGAGCCTGATTTAGCAACCGAATTTGGTATTCGCTCTGTTCCAACAATTTTATTCTTCAAAGATGGACAATTAGTTGATACAGCTATTGGCGCACAAGCAAAACAAGCTCTTGCTGATAAAATCAACTCTTTACTATAA
- the dapB gene encoding 4-hydroxy-tetrahydrodipicolinate reductase, with product MKLAIYGASGKMGKELVALAKNDEKINLIYEFTSKNNNFDKLFQADLIIDFSTPVASKQLLMKASLLEKKPILLVGTTGLNKEYFELAKNYNASFFYSSNTSLGVALLNELVKKAATMLKDFDVEILEMHHNQKVDAPSGTALTLANTAKTYLSKARNEQVNLVFNRTEKRNKNEIGMASLRGGNVAGYHNVGFYSNDESVQLIHNANSRAIFAIGAIKIAKWLINQKTAHYTMGDFVNYLMQK from the coding sequence ATGAAATTAGCAATTTATGGTGCAAGTGGCAAGATGGGCAAAGAACTTGTTGCCCTTGCAAAAAATGATGAAAAAATCAATTTAATTTACGAATTTACAAGTAAAAATAATAATTTTGATAAACTTTTTCAAGCAGATTTAATAATAGACTTTTCAACCCCAGTAGCATCAAAACAACTATTAATGAAAGCTAGTCTTTTAGAAAAAAAGCCTATTTTATTAGTTGGTACAACTGGTTTAAATAAAGAGTATTTTGAATTAGCAAAAAATTACAATGCTAGTTTTTTTTATTCAAGTAATACTTCTTTAGGAGTTGCACTTTTAAACGAATTAGTAAAAAAAGCAGCTACTATGTTAAAAGATTTTGATGTAGAAATACTAGAAATGCACCATAATCAAAAAGTAGATGCTCCTAGTGGAACTGCTTTAACTCTTGCAAATACAGCTAAAACATATTTAAGCAAAGCAAGAAATGAGCAGGTAAATTTAGTGTTTAATAGAACAGAAAAAAGAAATAAAAATGAAATAGGTATGGCTAGTTTAAGAGGCGGTAATGTTGCTGGATATCATAATGTTGGTTTTTATTCAAACGATGAAAGTGTGCAATTAATACACAATGCAAATTCTAGAGCAATTTTTGCAATTGGAGCTATTAAAATTGCAAAATGGTTGATAAATCAAAAAACAGCACATTATACGATGGGTGATTTTGTAAATTATCTTATGCAAAAATAA
- a CDS encoding glycerate kinase — MLVLCDSLKGSLSSIKANEIICKNADKLGIKNTSFAFSDGGEGFLDSIETILQNSKRIYLKTHNALANRYINPSYLLYKNKAFIEIASFVGLAELSKDEQNPMNTSTQELSLAFKDALSRGVKKFIIGLGGSSTNDAGLGFLSKMGFEFFNNDKKIDFLCGRELNNITHFKYSNDYSKCKITLACDVLNKLYGKNGAAYIFAGQKGANTDEIYKLDCGLKNVANIINSKKEFCNSSGAAGGIAYAFMSFFDTKVLSGFSYIAKLIALEEKIRTCNYIISAEGCYDEQSTMGKLLGRLSLLCNKYNKELIIFCGENKSKNKDNIYALNEYFSVDKNELMLNAAYYLDELSMQVLKNKISKNN; from the coding sequence ATGCTTGTACTTTGTGATAGTTTAAAAGGTTCTTTAAGTTCAATTAAAGCAAATGAAATTATATGCAAAAATGCAGATAAACTCGGAATAAAAAATACTTCATTTGCTTTTAGCGACGGCGGAGAAGGCTTTTTAGATAGCATAGAAACAATTTTGCAAAATTCCAAAAGAATTTATTTAAAAACACATAATGCATTAGCAAATCGTTATATTAATCCAAGTTATTTATTATATAAAAATAAGGCTTTTATAGAAATAGCTAGTTTTGTTGGTTTAGCAGAGCTTAGCAAAGATGAACAAAATCCTATGAATACAAGTACTCAAGAATTATCATTAGCTTTTAAAGATGCTTTAAGCAGGGGCGTTAAAAAATTTATAATTGGCTTAGGTGGCTCTAGCACTAATGATGCTGGGCTTGGTTTTTTAAGTAAGATGGGTTTTGAGTTTTTTAATAATGATAAAAAAATTGATTTTCTTTGCGGAAGAGAATTAAATAATATAACTCATTTTAAATATAGCAATGACTACTCTAAGTGCAAAATAACATTAGCTTGTGATGTACTTAATAAACTTTATGGAAAAAACGGGGCTGCTTATATTTTTGCTGGGCAAAAGGGTGCAAATACTGATGAGATATATAAACTTGATTGTGGTCTTAAAAATGTAGCAAATATCATTAACAGCAAGAAAGAATTTTGTAATTCATCAGGTGCAGCTGGTGGAATTGCTTATGCTTTTATGAGTTTTTTTGATACTAAGGTTTTAAGCGGTTTTTCTTATATTGCAAAATTAATTGCATTGGAAGAAAAAATTCGTACTTGTAATTATATAATTAGTGCTGAAGGTTGCTATGATGAGCAAAGTACAATGGGTAAGCTTTTAGGTAGATTAAGTCTTTTGTGCAATAAATATAACAAAGAATTAATTATTTTTTGTGGTGAAAATAAAAGTAAGAATAAAGATAACATATATGCACTAAATGAGTATTTTTCTGTAGATAAAAATGAATTAATGTTAAATGCTGCTTATTATCTTGATGAATTGTCTATGCAGGTTTTAAAAAATAAAATTAGTAAAAATAACTAA
- the secA gene encoding preprotein translocase subunit SecA: MFKTLAQKIIGTRNDRLLKVYQKRVKQINLLEEHYKKLSDDEIKSEFNTLQDKVSKNEKSLDDVLNDVFAIVREVGSRKLNMRHYDVQLIGGMVLNDGCIAEMKTGEGKTLVATLAVVLNAMSKKGVHVVTTNDYLAQRDANEMKAIYEFLGFSVGVLVQGNNALRKEIYACDIVYGTNSEFGFDYLRDNMCFSAEDKMQREHNFVIVDEVDSILIDEARTPLIISGPTNRTLDGYIKANKVAQALQRGVASENPKEKPSGDFVVDEKNRSIILTESGISKAEKLFEVDNLYSMDNAILAHQLDQALKANNLFEKDVHYVLRNNEVMIVDEFTGRVSEGRRFSEGLHQALEAKEGVKIQEESQTLADITYQNYFRMYSKLSGMTGTAQTEASEFSQIYNLEVISIPTNVPVIRKDLDDLIYKTQDEKFKAVVNLITQLHKKGQPVLVGTASIEKSELLHSYLVKAKIPHSVLNAKNHAHEAEIIKDAGKKGAVTIATNMAGRGVDIKISDEIRELGGLYIIGTERHESRRIDNQLRGRSGRQGDPGTSRFYLSLEDNLLRIFGGDRLKAIFTRLKIAEGESIESPLVTRAVANAQKKVENLHFESRKHILEYDDVANEQRKTIYKYRNELLDVNYDISQKVEQNINEYTQSLFEEYQDYNTLSEFLNSEFKIGVDIELLQNMQDNEKLTLLCSSINKFIDDKFKDALENKENIQKFIYLQVLDHVWREHLYQMDILKTGIGLRGYNQKDPLVEYKKESYNLFLELVQRIKIESIKILLMAKIANKEEEQQELKSVEENSSAKKQLRNDLCACGSGKKYKNCCGVSGPKQGIFA; encoded by the coding sequence ATGTTTAAAACTTTAGCACAAAAAATTATTGGAACTCGTAATGATAGATTGTTAAAGGTGTATCAAAAAAGAGTTAAGCAAATTAATTTATTAGAAGAACATTATAAAAAATTAAGTGATGATGAAATTAAAAGCGAATTTAATACCTTACAAGATAAAGTAAGCAAAAATGAAAAGAGTTTAGATGATGTTTTAAATGATGTTTTTGCTATTGTAAGAGAGGTTGGAAGCAGAAAATTAAATATGCGTCATTATGATGTTCAATTAATTGGTGGTATGGTGCTAAATGATGGTTGTATTGCAGAGATGAAAACAGGCGAGGGTAAAACCCTTGTTGCTACTTTAGCAGTTGTTTTAAATGCTATGAGTAAAAAAGGCGTTCATGTTGTTACTACTAACGACTATCTAGCACAAAGAGATGCTAATGAAATGAAAGCAATTTACGAATTTTTAGGCTTTAGTGTTGGAGTTTTAGTACAAGGCAATAATGCTTTAAGAAAAGAAATTTATGCTTGCGATATCGTTTATGGAACAAATAGTGAATTTGGCTTTGATTATTTGCGTGATAATATGTGCTTTAGTGCTGAAGATAAAATGCAAAGAGAGCATAATTTTGTAATTGTTGATGAGGTTGATAGTATTTTAATTGATGAAGCAAGAACACCTTTAATAATAAGCGGTCCAACTAATAGAACTCTTGATGGCTATATTAAAGCAAATAAAGTTGCTCAAGCTTTACAAAGAGGTGTTGCTAGTGAAAATCCTAAAGAAAAACCAAGTGGAGATTTTGTTGTAGATGAAAAAAACCGCTCAATTATTTTAACTGAAAGTGGAATTTCAAAGGCAGAAAAATTATTTGAAGTTGATAATTTATATAGTATGGATAATGCTATTTTAGCACATCAATTAGACCAAGCATTAAAAGCAAATAATTTATTTGAAAAAGATGTGCATTATGTTTTAAGAAATAATGAGGTAATGATTGTTGATGAATTTACTGGTCGTGTTAGTGAAGGTCGTCGTTTTTCAGAAGGTTTGCACCAAGCATTAGAAGCAAAAGAAGGGGTAAAAATTCAAGAAGAAAGTCAAACACTGGCTGATATTACATATCAAAATTATTTTAGAATGTATTCTAAGCTTTCAGGTATGACAGGTACTGCACAAACTGAAGCTAGTGAATTTTCACAAATTTATAATTTAGAAGTTATATCAATCCCTACTAATGTACCTGTAATTAGAAAAGATTTAGATGATTTAATTTATAAAACCCAAGATGAAAAATTTAAAGCAGTTGTAAATTTAATTACACAATTACATAAAAAAGGACAACCGGTTTTAGTAGGTACGGCAAGTATTGAAAAAAGCGAATTATTGCATAGTTATTTAGTTAAGGCAAAAATTCCGCACAGTGTTTTAAATGCAAAAAACCACGCTCACGAAGCAGAAATAATAAAAGATGCAGGTAAAAAAGGTGCGGTAACAATCGCTACAAATATGGCAGGTCGTGGGGTTGATATTAAAATAAGTGACGAGATAAGAGAGCTTGGAGGTTTATACATAATAGGCACTGAAAGGCATGAAAGTAGAAGAATTGATAATCAATTAAGAGGTAGAAGCGGAAGACAAGGAGACCCAGGCACTAGCCGCTTTTATCTTTCATTAGAAGATAATCTTTTAAGAATTTTTGGTGGAGATAGATTAAAAGCAATTTTTACTAGATTAAAAATTGCTGAAGGTGAAAGTATAGAAAGTCCTTTAGTTACAAGAGCGGTTGCTAATGCTCAAAAAAAGGTTGAGAATTTACATTTTGAAAGCAGAAAGCATATTTTAGAATATGATGATGTTGCAAATGAGCAAAGAAAAACAATTTATAAATATAGAAATGAATTATTAGATGTAAATTATGATATTAGCCAAAAGGTTGAGCAAAATATAAACGAATATACCCAAAGTTTATTTGAAGAGTATCAAGATTATAATACTTTAAGTGAGTTTTTGAATTCAGAATTTAAAATTGGTGTTGATATTGAATTATTGCAGAATATGCAAGATAATGAAAAATTAACCTTACTTTGCTCAAGTATTAATAAATTTATTGATGATAAATTTAAAGATGCACTTGAGAATAAAGAAAATATTCAAAAATTTATATATTTACAAGTTTTAGACCATGTTTGGAGAGAGCATTTGTATCAAATGGATATTTTAAAAACTGGTATTGGTTTGCGTGGTTATAATCAAAAAGACCCATTAGTAGAATATAAAAAAGAAAGTTATAATTTATTTTTAGAACTAGTTCAAAGAATAAAGATTGAAAGTATTAAGATTTTATTAATGGCAAAAATAGCCAACAAAGAAGAAGAACAACAAGAGTTAAAAAGTGTTGAAGAAAATTCATCAGCAAAAAAACAATTAAGAAATGATTTATGTGCTTGTGGTAGCGGTAAAAAATACAAAAATTGTTGTGGAGTTAGTGGTCCAAAGCAGGGGATTTTTGCGTAA
- the lolA gene encoding LolA-like outer membrane lipoprotein chaperone yields the protein MLHKIFLTLFLLANCLFASININSFSADFEQNIYNNNQKISYKGKIYMKDKLSLWQYFNDENKRIYVNENEVVVIDDDLEQVVIQKEQIDIKKILKLAQKVDENNYIAQYQNTNFYLNFENNLLKTITYNDELENKVVITFTNQSNNLKLDDNIFKYQIPSNYDLIRQ from the coding sequence ATGTTACATAAAATATTTTTAACACTTTTTTTATTAGCAAATTGTCTTTTTGCAAGTATAAATATAAATAGCTTTAGCGCTGATTTTGAACAAAATATTTATAATAATAATCAAAAAATTAGCTATAAAGGGAAAATTTATATGAAAGATAAGTTAAGTTTATGGCAATATTTTAACGATGAAAATAAAAGAATTTATGTAAATGAAAATGAAGTTGTTGTAATTGATGATGATTTAGAGCAAGTTGTAATTCAAAAAGAGCAAATTGATATTAAAAAAATTTTAAAACTTGCACAAAAAGTTGATGAAAATAATTATATAGCACAATATCAAAATACCAATTTTTATTTAAATTTTGAAAATAATTTATTAAAAACAATTACTTACAATGATGAATTAGAAAATAAAGTTGTAATTACTTTTACAAATCAAAGTAATAATTTAAAATTAGATGATAATATATTTAAATATCAAATCCCATCAAATTATGATTTAATAAGGCAATAA
- the aroB gene encoding 3-dehydroquinate synthase, translating to MKIQVKDKHYVMINEKIQIDGDFVILSNKTLEKLLLNDFISMLNKDNLKAVICIEDGEEYKNLSTVEYVLNEMFKLNLSRNISLINFGGGVISDIGGFVAAIYKRGIKHINVATTLLAAVDAAVGGKNGVNNSFGKNLVGTFKQADSVYIFTKYFNTLKKDEISAALAESIKMALCFDKEFYNEIKNMSLDNLNYDLILEKSIKIKAQVVKNDEFEKGERMKLNYGHTFAHVIENLTNYKKYLHGQAVSIGMVMANKLSLKLGLIDKEYYEDILNTLKKFKLQTDFKISNSLEFYNAFFQDKKSDDRKINFILLNKEAAIIKSDVKKEDVLCILKDYE from the coding sequence ATGAAGATTCAAGTAAAAGACAAACACTATGTAATGATAAATGAAAAAATACAAATTGATGGAGATTTTGTAATCTTAAGCAATAAAACCTTAGAAAAACTATTGCTAAATGACTTTATATCAATGCTAAATAAAGATAATTTAAAAGCAGTTATTTGTATTGAAGATGGAGAAGAATATAAAAATCTTTCTACTGTTGAATATGTTTTAAATGAAATGTTTAAGCTAAATTTAAGTAGAAATATAAGCTTAATTAATTTTGGTGGCGGGGTTATTAGCGATATTGGTGGCTTTGTAGCTGCAATTTATAAAAGAGGTATAAAACATATAAATGTAGCAACCACCTTACTTGCAGCAGTTGATGCGGCTGTTGGTGGAAAAAATGGAGTTAATAATAGCTTTGGTAAAAATCTAGTAGGCACCTTTAAACAAGCTGATAGCGTGTATATTTTTACAAAATATTTTAATACATTAAAAAAAGATGAAATAAGTGCAGCATTGGCTGAAAGTATTAAAATGGCTCTTTGTTTTGATAAAGAATTTTATAATGAAATAAAAAATATGTCGCTTGATAATTTAAATTATGATTTAATTTTAGAAAAATCCATAAAAATAAAGGCACAAGTAGTAAAAAATGACGAATTTGAAAAAGGTGAAAGAATGAAACTAAACTACGGACACACCTTTGCGCATGTAATTGAAAACTTAACTAATTATAAAAAATATTTACACGGTCAAGCTGTTTCAATTGGAATGGTTATGGCAAATAAATTAAGCTTAAAACTTGGCTTAATAGATAAAGAATATTACGAAGATATCCTTAATACTCTTAAAAAATTTAAGCTACAAACAGATTTTAAAATAAGCAATTCTTTAGAATTTTATAATGCCTTTTTTCAAGATAAAAAAAGCGATGATAGAAAAATTAACTTTATTTTATTAAATAAAGAAGCAGCAATAATAAAAAGCGATGTTAAAAAAGAAGATGTTTTATGTATTCTTAAGGATTATGAATGA
- a CDS encoding mechanosensitive ion channel domain-containing protein gives MKKILALFLFIFYVFADNVEINTLQKEQIAQLKEQIKQVDKNLNANTIYTNYHNYLSYLSMQDEMILLKTQLSKAKKDKKEQLNLQIKQLESKIDLFKDYESYSLQKSLDLANEPSEHKKITNIYLILEGLNEKKHLLKEDKEFENKIKEFSKLISELEQKQNLLNELNKLDNSNKDELIKNTNILEEYKNTLDYANNSYAIFKAKINENLALIDKEIKNQYFSSINFSIIILCIFLIRYLVSRLIRKYVDDKDKVYSITKILNTLTFFIIALFCLFYFVENITYIVSILGFASAGLAIAMKDMFMSLLGWLTLQFGAGFHVGDRIKVTKNGVIYVGDIIDISLLKMTLYEDVTYTTLTENRRAGRIIYIPNNYIFTDLISNYNYSYLKTVWDGIDIYLDYSSNIDKAKQIILDSASLYSNAYADSAKKAIQKMRNHYQMKNSGTDAKIFVFIEQFGVRISVWYMANSREVLKMRSIISEEIIKRFKEQGDIKLAFPTQSILINSNANTPFKKDNSEDLH, from the coding sequence ATGAAAAAAATTTTAGCCTTGTTTTTATTTATATTTTATGTTTTTGCTGATAATGTTGAAATAAATACTTTGCAAAAAGAACAAATCGCTCAACTAAAAGAGCAAATTAAGCAAGTTGATAAAAATCTAAATGCAAATACAATTTATACAAATTATCATAATTACTTAAGTTATTTAAGTATGCAAGATGAAATGATTTTATTAAAAACACAATTATCTAAGGCTAAAAAAGATAAAAAAGAACAACTTAATTTACAAATAAAGCAACTTGAAAGTAAGATTGATTTGTTTAAAGACTATGAAAGCTATTCTTTACAAAAATCACTAGACTTAGCAAATGAGCCAAGCGAACATAAAAAAATAACAAATATTTACTTAATTTTAGAAGGCTTAAATGAAAAAAAACACCTACTAAAAGAAGACAAAGAATTTGAAAATAAAATAAAAGAATTCTCAAAACTAATAAGCGAACTTGAACAAAAGCAAAATCTATTAAATGAGTTAAATAAGCTTGATAACTCAAACAAAGATGAACTTATAAAAAATACTAATATTTTAGAAGAATATAAAAACACATTAGACTATGCAAATAATTCTTATGCAATTTTTAAAGCTAAAATCAATGAAAACCTTGCTTTAATTGATAAAGAAATTAAAAACCAGTATTTTAGCTCAATTAATTTTTCTATAATTATTCTTTGTATATTTTTAATTAGATATCTTGTTAGCAGATTGATTAGAAAATATGTTGATGATAAAGATAAAGTTTATAGCATTACAAAGATTTTAAATACTTTAACTTTTTTTATAATTGCTTTATTTTGCCTATTTTATTTTGTTGAAAATATCACTTATATTGTAAGTATTTTAGGTTTTGCTTCAGCTGGTCTTGCTATTGCTATGAAAGATATGTTTATGAGCTTGCTTGGCTGGCTTACTTTACAATTTGGCGCTGGTTTTCATGTAGGAGATAGAATTAAGGTTACAAAAAATGGAGTAATTTATGTAGGAGATATAATTGATATTTCTTTATTAAAAATGACTTTATATGAAGATGTAACTTATACAACATTAACAGAAAATAGAAGAGCAGGAAGAATAATTTATATACCTAATAATTATATTTTTACCGATTTAATCTCAAATTACAATTATTCATACTTAAAAACAGTTTGGGATGGAATTGATATTTATTTAGATTATAGTTCTAATATAGATAAAGCAAAACAAATAATTTTAGATTCAGCAAGCTTATACAGTAATGCTTATGCAGATAGTGCAAAAAAAGCTATACAAAAAATGAGAAATCACTATCAAATGAAAAATTCAGGAACTGATGCAAAAATTTTTGTTTTTATAGAGCAATTTGGAGTTAGAATTAGTGTGTGGTATATGGCAAATTCAAGAGAGGTTTTAAAAATGCGTTCAATAATTAGTGAAGAGATAATAAAACGCTTTAAAGAGCAAGGCGATATAAAACTTGCTTTCCCAACACAAAGCATATTAATAAATTCAAATGCAAATACACCATTTAAAAAGGATAATAGTGAAGATTTACATTAA
- the mtaB gene encoding tRNA (N(6)-L-threonylcarbamoyladenosine(37)-C(2))-methylthiotransferase MtaB: protein MQIHHLKRIIVKIYIKTFGCRTNIYDSELIKNYVKEEYSLTQNENEADAIIINSCTVTNNADVGLKQYISSTKKKNPKARFILTGCAANSIGEKLYKNNIVDSVFGASLKQQIPSILKTKKFFDVGNLNFIDEKVVSSYEQHTKAFVKIQEGCDFNCSYCIIPSVRGRARSIELDKLINEIKTLSENGFSEIVLTGTNIGSYGKDINTNLAKLIKEIFKINNVKRLRLGSIEPVQINDEFKELLDEEKLERHLHIALQHTNEQMLKLMQRRNTALKDLKLFEFLASKNYALGTDFIVAHPGESEEIWQDAINKIYDFPLTHIHAFIYSKRDGTKSVELAKQLGEIPKEIAKQRLKQLRQIIADKNYEFRKKQKQLEVLIEQKKDSYYTGYDQFFNLIKIKSTINLEKKWLKINDYEVGLETNSAIIKK from the coding sequence ATGCAAATACACCATTTAAAAAGGATAATAGTGAAGATTTACATTAAAACTTTTGGTTGCAGAACAAATATTTATGATTCAGAGCTGATTAAAAATTATGTAAAGGAAGAATATTCATTAACTCAAAATGAAAATGAAGCTGATGCGATAATTATAAATTCTTGCACCGTTACAAACAATGCTGATGTAGGTTTAAAACAATACATTTCAAGCACAAAGAAAAAAAACCCTAAAGCAAGATTCATTCTTACTGGTTGTGCAGCAAATAGCATTGGTGAAAAACTATATAAAAACAATATAGTAGATAGTGTTTTTGGAGCAAGTTTAAAACAACAAATTCCAAGTATTTTAAAAACAAAAAAATTCTTTGATGTGGGTAATTTAAATTTTATAGATGAAAAGGTTGTAAGTTCTTACGAGCAGCATACAAAAGCCTTTGTTAAAATTCAAGAAGGCTGCGATTTTAACTGCTCATATTGCATTATTCCTAGTGTGCGTGGTCGTGCTAGAAGTATAGAATTAGATAAATTAATAAATGAAATTAAAACTTTAAGCGAGAATGGTTTTAGTGAAATTGTACTAACTGGTACAAATATAGGAAGCTATGGAAAAGATATAAACACAAATCTAGCAAAATTAATAAAAGAAATTTTTAAAATAAATAATGTAAAAAGACTTAGGCTTGGAAGCATTGAGCCTGTGCAAATTAATGATGAATTTAAAGAACTTTTAGACGAAGAAAAATTAGAAAGACATTTACACATTGCCCTGCAACACACAAATGAGCAAATGTTAAAACTAATGCAAAGAAGAAATACCGCATTAAAAGATTTAAAATTATTTGAATTTTTAGCTTCTAAAAATTATGCCTTAGGTACTGATTTTATTGTAGCGCACCCTGGAGAAAGCGAAGAAATTTGGCAAGATGCAATAAATAAAATTTATGATTTTCCGCTAACTCACATACACGCTTTTATTTATTCAAAAAGAGATGGAACAAAAAGTGTTGAGCTAGCAAAGCAACTAGGAGAAATTCCAAAAGAAATAGCAAAGCAAAGGTTAAAGCAATTAAGACAAATAATCGCAGATAAAAATTATGAATTTAGAAAAAAACAAAAGCAATTAGAAGTTTTAATAGAACAAAAAAAAGATTCATATTACACAGGTTATGACCAATTTTTTAACCTTATAAAAATAAAATCTACAATAAATTTAGAAAAAAAATGGCTAAAAATTAACGATTATGAGGTGGGGCTTGAGACAAATTCAGCAATTATTAAAAAATAA
- a CDS encoding ATP-binding protein — MRWGLRQIQQLLKNKNIKIILISLLLISLCFVIFFSQQKQKALNYTEFNNLLNTNVKDAYLLNNQLYFSIDKNKYVIFANDEVLSKMLNYTSIENKIEFDYTLLFLALISAAFLFYLFYASKNLKNAKNTQNPVSNILKSEFKTQKSKFVSFDEIIGQNTAKKELRKLANLFKNKKNCPIKAVLLTGPSGVGKTMLAKAFASECRASFFYQSASSFNEMFIGVGAKRIRDLFSNAAALAPSVIFIDEIDALGKRRGISLSNESDNTLNELLTQLDGFCEINNVLLIAATNLEKSLDAALLRRFSKKIAFTKPNYEERMEFLDFLEFKNLLPNNVLKNDLAHITYGFNGANFSDLETEILLNNISNKEELIKSILHIKNGYKDDNYLNDDELLAQSIYQAAKVKIAQLCDANVLYVDLFSVEFSFKNEHLKSLSQIKNEIIIHLAGRLANEIFLNETYSNYFKDEKKLQKILSLYKDIDLNDLKNKCKTYLKAYEGEIKQLADNLIKEKVIFINKDS; from the coding sequence ATGAGGTGGGGCTTGAGACAAATTCAGCAATTATTAAAAAATAAAAATATAAAAATTATTTTAATTTCATTACTTTTAATTTCTTTATGTTTTGTTATATTTTTTTCACAACAAAAACAAAAGGCTTTAAATTACACAGAATTTAATAATTTATTAAATACAAATGTAAAAGATGCTTATTTGCTTAATAATCAGCTTTATTTTAGTATTGATAAAAATAAATATGTAATCTTTGCAAACGATGAAGTATTATCAAAAATGCTAAATTATACAAGCATTGAAAATAAAATTGAATTTGATTATACTTTGCTTTTTTTAGCTTTAATTTCTGCTGCTTTTTTGTTTTATCTATTTTATGCTTCAAAAAATTTAAAAAATGCAAAAAATACTCAAAATCCAGTTAGTAATATTTTAAAAAGCGAATTTAAAACTCAAAAAAGTAAATTTGTTTCTTTTGACGAAATTATTGGTCAAAACACCGCTAAAAAAGAATTAAGAAAATTAGCAAATTTATTTAAAAATAAAAAAAATTGCCCTATTAAAGCCGTGCTATTAACAGGACCTAGCGGAGTTGGTAAAACTATGCTAGCAAAGGCTTTTGCAAGTGAATGCAGGGCTAGTTTTTTTTATCAAAGTGCAAGTAGTTTTAATGAGATGTTTATTGGAGTTGGTGCAAAAAGAATTAGAGATTTATTTTCAAACGCTGCAGCACTAGCACCTAGCGTGATTTTTATTGATGAAATTGATGCTTTAGGTAAAAGAAGGGGTATTAGTCTTTCAAATGAAAGTGATAATACTTTAAATGAATTATTAACTCAACTTGATGGCTTTTGTGAAATAAACAATGTTTTGTTAATAGCAGCAACGAATTTAGAAAAATCTCTTGATGCGGCACTACTTAGAAGATTTTCTAAAAAAATCGCCTTTACTAAACCAAATTATGAAGAAAGAATGGAATTTTTAGATTTTTTAGAATTTAAAAATCTACTTCCAAATAATGTTTTAAAAAACGATTTAGCACATATTACTTATGGTTTTAACGGTGCTAATTTTAGCGATTTAGAAACTGAAATATTACTAAATAATATCTCAAACAAAGAAGAACTAATAAAAAGTATTTTGCATATTAAAAACGGTTACAAAGACGATAATTATTTAAATGACGATGAACTTTTAGCACAAAGTATTTATCAAGCAGCAAAGGTTAAAATAGCACAACTTTGTGATGCTAATGTGCTTTATGTTGATTTATTTAGTGTTGAATTTTCTTTTAAAAACGAGCATTTAAAGTCTCTTTCTCAAATTAAAAATGAAATAATAATCCATTTAGCAGGAAGATTAGCTAATGAAATATTTTTAAATGAAACTTACTCAAATTATTTTAAAGATGAAAAAAAGCTACAAAAGATATTATCTTTATATAAAGATATTGATTTAAATGATTTAAAAAATAAATGCAAAACTTATTTAAAAGCCTATGAAGGCGAAATAAAACAACTTGCAGATAATTTAATAAAAGAAAAAGTAATTTTTATAAATAAGGATAGTTAA